The window TCGACGAGGTTCGGCGGCGCGTGCGGGAGAGTACTGGAGCTGACCTTGAACTCGAAGTCAAGATCATCGGTCCGCAGGGCCCGACGCGGTAAGGGGTCGGTGGCGGAGGCGTGGGAGAAGGGGTTCGGACGCGACAAGCGCTCGTCCCTGGGCATGGATCGCGCTCCAGTGCCGCGGCCGAAGCGCCGACGCGGAGCGTTGCCGCCGCCACAGGCGGTTGTCGCAGGCGACCGGACGGAGCGCGCGTCGAGACGTGCGACCCGTCCTGACGCTCAGCCGGCGTTGCCGCGACGCTCCAGATTGTCTCGCAGAACCGTGCAACGGCGTGCCAAACGATATCGTTGGTACTTCGTGATCCTACTCGCCATGGCGGCTGTCGGTGTTGCGGGCTTTGAGGCGTACCAGTATCGGTCGTCCAAGACGTGGGGATCGGAGCTGTTCCTCCTGGAACAGGTCGCCGTCGAAGGAGCCCAGCGCATCTCGGAATCCGAGTTGATCGATTCCGCTGGGCTGGTTATCAACACGACGACGATGCAGGAGGTGGTTCCCAAGAGGATCGAGGAGACGCTGAGCACGGCGTACCCCGATCTGAAGAGCGTCGAGGTCGCCCGCGAAATGCCGGGCAGGGCGGTCATTCGCGTCGTCGAGCGCGTGCCAGTCGCTCGCGTACGGATCGGCTCCGAGACGCACATCGTCGATGAAGAAGGCGTTGTGTTGGTGCGACCATTCGTGATACGGTCTGAGTCGCATCTCCGAGCTGAACCGCAGACGCACACACCCGCCCATAGAAACCCGATGGCCCCGGCGCCAATGGATGCCGTCCTGCTTGCACGTGAGAGCGGTCGGCTACCGTGGGTCGAGGGGCCCCTAGCTATCGTCGGCGAACCGGTGGCGCATGTCGAAGGGACGAGCCTCGCATCGGCGCTGGACCTAGTCGCGATGAATGCTCGAATGTCGCTGTCGGATTTCGTGCCGAACCCTCTGCCGCCGGTGCGTGCGGTTGTCGCTGACGAGGGCGGCAGCGGGACCGTGCGAGTCGAGCGCGATCCTGCGGAGCGTGTGCTGCGGCGTGACGAGATCGAACGGCGTCCATTGTCGATTGAGCGTGTCCGAGCG is drawn from Candidatus Poribacteria bacterium and contains these coding sequences:
- a CDS encoding FtsQ-type POTRA domain-containing protein, which gives rise to MAEAWEKGFGRDKRSSLGMDRAPVPRPKRRRGALPPPQAVVAGDRTERASRRATRPDAQPALPRRSRLSRRTVQRRAKRYRWYFVILLAMAAVGVAGFEAYQYRSSKTWGSELFLLEQVAVEGAQRISESELIDSAGLVINTTTMQEVVPKRIEETLSTAYPDLKSVEVAREMPGRAVIRVVERVPVARVRIGSETHIVDEEGVVLVRPFVIRSESHLRAEPQTHTPAHRNPMAPAPMDAVLLARESGRLPWVEGPLAIVGEPVAHVEGTSLASALDLVAMNARMSLSDFVPNPLPPVRAVVADEGGSGTVRVERDPAERVLRRDEIERRPLSIERVRALGNGQLVVTFRQHARRGVTAWFSEGYLSSGLSNLYRVYVHRLLTVPTRYSGLEDADGVASSVADSSSSLPPSSPHVDVSRESSPSPASGAGSRVEEPVASAGADQEQESHVRRANVAADSQSADARKQRPWIEERYDARYESTLYISSIAQMSGGQNGAGGHRSRS